One Deferribacterota bacterium genomic window carries:
- a CDS encoding AbrB/MazE/SpoVT family DNA-binding domain-containing protein, producing the protein MAKGDYSHKFDPDKLRDLILQKKNAKEIMKTLGISLWSLKEQLLLLEHKDKKFYDIPGLYDSDLQKYKEVSLTKEGILITDELLRKTSFQEGDECELIIEIDKIIIKKL; encoded by the coding sequence ATGGCAAAAGGTGATTACAGTCACAAATTTGACCCAGATAAATTAAGAGATCTAATACTTCAAAAGAAAAACGCAAAGGAAATTATGAAAACACTTGGTATTTCTCTGTGGTCATTAAAAGAACAGCTCTTGCTATTGGAGCACAAAGATAAAAAATTCTATGACATACCTGGGCTTTATGACAGTGATTTACAGAAATACAAAGAAGTTTCACTTACAAAAGAAGGCATACTGATTACTGATGAATTGCTCAGAAAAACTAGCTTCCAAGAAGGGGATGAGTGCGAATTAATAATAGAAATTGACAAGATTATTATAAAGAAACTGTAA